The proteins below come from a single Arthrobacter crystallopoietes genomic window:
- a CDS encoding GatB/YqeY domain-containing protein, whose product MTTLKEQLKADVVVHMKAGNKVALTTVRNVLGEIATREKSGKTPMELDDAQVTALLQKEAAKRRDTANTYTEAGEDGRAAAEIAEAEIIEAYLPEPLTATDVEAIVDGVIAGLKADGAELSMRQMGVVMKPVTAKVAGRFDGKAVSEIVRNRLAQ is encoded by the coding sequence ATGACCACGCTCAAAGAACAGCTCAAGGCCGACGTCGTCGTACATATGAAGGCAGGCAACAAGGTTGCCTTGACCACCGTGCGCAACGTCCTGGGAGAAATTGCCACGCGTGAGAAGTCAGGCAAGACGCCGATGGAACTGGACGATGCCCAGGTGACTGCCCTCCTGCAGAAGGAAGCAGCCAAGCGACGCGACACCGCCAACACCTACACCGAGGCGGGAGAAGACGGCCGCGCTGCCGCCGAGATTGCCGAAGCGGAGATTATCGAGGCCTACCTGCCGGAGCCGCTCACGGCAACGGACGTGGAGGCCATCGTGGACGGGGTAATAGCCGGGCTCAAGGCCGACGGCGCCGAGCTCTCGATGCGACAGATGGGTGTGGTCATGAAGCCGGTCACCGCCAAGGTCGCTGGCCGCTTCGACGGCAAGGCCGTCAGCGAGATCGTCCGCAACCGTCTCGCGCAGTAG